In Oscillatoria acuminata PCC 6304, a single window of DNA contains:
- a CDS encoding Ycf66 family protein, producing MVNFSLNLASIVGIAIAIGGAGLYAVRSWRPELSRDTDLFFAAVGLLCGGILFFYGWRFDPIMQFGQILLGGSAIYFAFDNIRLRGVTTNQAKRQSGRIVDDERPVSSVYRVDAELDEIESDYEENPTRRRIKGTQDPRAARNPYYADEAPRRPPSRRSPADRTNPSTRARRPRSTERPPTGPSYPEWEATVDTTEERPSRRPPSSAGSSGSRRPPGARPSRTPPPEERTRRPPAPEEEPAPSDYVDYQPIDSVEEDDREQDNSGNFDY from the coding sequence ATGGTAAATTTTAGTCTCAACTTAGCGAGTATCGTCGGAATCGCGATCGCCATCGGTGGGGCCGGACTCTATGCCGTCCGCTCCTGGCGTCCCGAACTATCCCGAGATACGGATCTGTTTTTTGCAGCAGTCGGGTTGCTTTGTGGCGGCATTCTGTTCTTTTACGGATGGCGCTTTGACCCGATTATGCAGTTTGGTCAGATTCTGCTTGGGGGGTCAGCAATCTACTTTGCCTTTGACAATATTCGCTTGCGCGGTGTCACCACCAATCAGGCGAAGCGGCAATCTGGGCGAATTGTAGATGATGAGCGTCCCGTCAGTAGTGTCTACCGAGTGGATGCGGAACTCGACGAAATCGAATCCGACTACGAGGAAAATCCCACCCGACGCCGGATTAAAGGGACTCAGGACCCCAGAGCGGCCCGCAATCCCTATTATGCGGATGAGGCCCCCAGACGTCCACCCAGTCGCAGGTCCCCTGCCGATCGCACGAATCCCAGTACCCGTGCGCGTCGTCCCCGCTCAACGGAACGCCCCCCCACAGGTCCTTCCTATCCAGAATGGGAGGCGACGGTGGATACGACGGAGGAAAGACCCTCTCGCCGTCCCCCATCAAGTGCGGGAAGTTCGGGGAGTAGAAGACCCCCAGGTGCAAGACCCTCGCGGACTCCTCCCCCAGAGGAACGGACCCGCAGACCCCCTGCACCGGAAGAAGAACCGGCACCGAGTGATTATGTAGATTATCAACCGATCGACTCCGTAGAAGAGGACGATCGCGAGCAAGATAATTCGGGGAATTTCGATTATTAA
- a CDS encoding TolB family protein, with amino-acid sequence MNRFAPKNLLRQGLTLVFGLSFGSFLVGCNPTNIPIGPTSINSRYTDEQPSLSANGRFLAFVSNRNGSRNILLYDLQNRQFADLPGLNRQNAIADSPSISNTARYIVYLTNNQGRASVILYDRITRGSQVIYQPYQGWIRNPKISPDGRYIVFESGGRGQWDIEVLDRGPSIELDLIDGVPSGFSLTGPQ; translated from the coding sequence GTGAACAGATTCGCTCCAAAAAACCTCCTCCGCCAGGGCCTAACCTTAGTTTTTGGGTTAAGTTTTGGCAGCTTTTTAGTCGGATGCAACCCCACCAATATCCCCATTGGGCCAACTTCTATCAATAGTCGCTATACCGACGAACAGCCGTCTTTGAGTGCCAATGGGCGCTTTTTAGCCTTTGTTTCCAATCGCAATGGCAGTCGAAATATCTTGCTGTATGACTTACAAAATCGACAGTTTGCCGATTTACCGGGGTTGAACCGGCAAAATGCGATCGCTGATAGTCCCAGCATCAGCAACACCGCCCGTTATATCGTCTACCTCACCAACAACCAAGGTCGCGCCTCGGTCATTTTGTACGATCGCATCACCCGAGGTTCTCAAGTCATTTACCAACCCTATCAAGGGTGGATTCGCAATCCCAAAATTAGCCCCGACGGTCGTTATATTGTCTTTGAAAGTGGCGGTCGTGGTCAGTGGGATATCGAAGTCCTCGATCGCGGACCCAGTATTGAATTAGACCTGATTGATGGCGTTCCCTCGGGTTTCTCCCTTACCGGACCGCAGTAA
- a CDS encoding TolB family protein, translating to MKRFLFIPMISLVSLLSSCTTYPRLLNFPFDASGRSLNSPSDDITPQISGRFITFVSDRQGRQDVYLFDGNTRRLVDIPGLNQLDILASHPGISEDGRYIVFAGTRQGQSNIYLHDRETRQLRNLTENFKAEVRNPVISADGSTIAFESSANGQWDLMILNARSGQPLDIPIAPR from the coding sequence GTGAAGCGCTTTCTGTTCATTCCCATGATTTCCCTGGTCAGTCTTTTGAGTAGCTGCACCACTTATCCGCGTTTGCTGAACTTTCCCTTTGATGCTTCAGGACGGAGTTTAAATAGTCCCAGTGATGATATCACCCCGCAAATCTCAGGACGTTTTATCACCTTTGTCTCCGATCGCCAGGGACGACAAGATGTCTACCTCTTCGATGGCAACACTCGCCGCCTCGTCGATATCCCCGGATTAAACCAACTGGATATCCTCGCCTCCCATCCAGGCATCTCGGAAGATGGTCGTTATATCGTCTTTGCCGGAACCCGCCAAGGACAATCCAATATCTACCTTCACGATCGCGAAACCCGTCAGTTACGCAACCTCACGGAAAACTTTAAAGCAGAAGTTCGCAATCCCGTCATCAGCGCCGATGGCAGTACCATCGCCTTTGAATCCAGCGCCAACGGACAATGGGATCTCATGATTCTCAATGCGCGATCGGGTCAACCCCTCGACATCCCGATCGCCCCGCGTTAA
- a CDS encoding IS5 family transposase has protein sequence MYRKSQNALEPEGSFELPFQGQLCEENRWIVLSKLIPWSEFEAEYAQNFSEDMGATAKSFRIALGALIIKEKLGISDRETVEQIQENPYLQYFIGRISYQNEAPFDPSMMVHFRKRISPALLQKINRKIVQQSLGFTPEDPNTKKLEEAEKPQGNRGRLLMDATVSPADIKYPTDVDLLNQARKTTESIIDILYKSLKDNLDKKPRTYRQNARKDYLKFAKKRKPSVQERREAVKKQLQYIKRNLGHIDNLIDKGGSLQLLSRRQYKNLLVSTEIYRQQDFMWSNNQKRIDHRIVSLTQPHVRPIVRGKSGSPTEFGAKLSVSCVEGYVLLEKISWESYNESGDLISQVEAYKELTGFYPESVHADKIYRTRVNRAWCKERGIRLSGPPLGRRPAQVSLQDKKQAQEDERIRNEIEGKFGQGKRRFSLNRVMSKLSKTSETSINLTFLVLNLVKLLRQFYCLFLCQFFQNLVILCRSINFSYTWKNRSKAMFIGAVRGASCSFTPPAFYNFFSKP, from the coding sequence ATGTATCGAAAATCACAAAATGCCCTGGAGCCAGAAGGATCCTTTGAACTACCCTTTCAGGGCCAGCTGTGTGAAGAAAATCGGTGGATAGTTCTGTCAAAGCTAATTCCGTGGTCGGAATTTGAGGCAGAATATGCCCAGAATTTCTCAGAAGACATGGGGGCAACAGCCAAGTCTTTTAGGATAGCACTGGGCGCTTTAATCATCAAAGAAAAATTGGGTATTAGTGACCGAGAAACCGTTGAACAAATCCAGGAAAATCCTTATTTACAGTATTTTATTGGACGAATTAGTTATCAAAATGAAGCGCCCTTTGACCCGTCAATGATGGTTCATTTCCGGAAAAGAATTAGTCCGGCTCTACTTCAAAAAATTAATCGCAAAATTGTCCAACAAAGTCTAGGATTCACTCCGGAGGACCCCAACACAAAAAAGTTAGAAGAAGCCGAAAAACCACAAGGAAATAGAGGTCGGCTATTAATGGATGCAACGGTTTCCCCTGCGGATATCAAATACCCCACGGATGTGGACCTATTAAATCAAGCAAGAAAAACTACCGAAAGCATCATAGATATTTTATATAAATCCCTGAAGGATAACCTAGACAAAAAACCAAGAACTTATAGACAGAACGCTAGAAAAGATTATTTAAAATTTGCCAAAAAGAGGAAGCCCTCTGTTCAAGAAAGGAGAGAAGCCGTTAAAAAACAACTGCAATATATCAAACGAAATTTGGGACATATTGACAATTTAATCGACAAGGGCGGCAGCCTACAACTTTTAAGCAGAAGGCAATACAAAAATTTATTAGTATCAACCGAAATCTATCGTCAACAGGATTTTATGTGGTCAAATAATCAAAAAAGAATCGACCATCGGATTGTCAGTTTAACACAACCTCATGTCCGTCCAATTGTCCGAGGCAAGTCAGGAAGTCCTACGGAATTCGGAGCGAAGTTATCAGTCAGTTGTGTAGAAGGATATGTATTACTCGAAAAAATTAGTTGGGAAAGCTATAATGAAAGTGGAGATTTGATTAGTCAAGTAGAGGCGTACAAAGAATTGACGGGATTTTACCCGGAATCGGTTCACGCTGATAAAATTTATCGCACCCGAGTCAATCGAGCTTGGTGTAAAGAAAGAGGAATTAGGCTCAGTGGTCCTCCATTAGGGAGACGTCCGGCCCAAGTCAGCCTTCAAGATAAAAAACAAGCCCAAGAAGATGAGCGCATTCGCAACGAAATTGAAGGGAAATTTGGACAGGGCAAAAGAAGATTCAGTCTGAATCGAGTCATGTCTAAACTATCTAAGACTTCTGAAACCTCCATTAATCTTACCTTTTTAGTGCTAAACCTGGTAAAACTGCTCAGGCAGTTTTACTGTCTTTTTTTGTGTCAATTTTTCCAAAATCTTGTAATTTTATGCCGAAGCATTAATTTTAGCTATACCTGGAAGAATCGAAGTAAAGCCATGTTTATTGGTGCAGTCAGAGGGGCCTCTTGTTCGTTTACCCCCCCTGCTTTTTATAACTTTTTCAGCAAACCCTAA